GCTGCTGGCTCTCCACCTTCGGCACGCAACCTGAGGGGGTGGCTCTGCTGGAGCTGCGACCGTGCTGAGAAGCGCCGCGCACGGGCGTCACGCCGGGGTGCTCATGCAGCGCTTCCTCGAGGACGCGCAGACCTACGCCCTCACCGGGAGCAAGGCACACTCCGGCGAGGCCGCCGATGCCTTCCAGATGTACGTCAAGCACAGCGTCGGCCTCACCTGCCCTCCGGCGAAGACGGAGGAAGGCGAGCCGCTGGTGACGAACCTCGTCGCCGCCTGCACGCAGATAGCCAAGGCATGTGACCGGTACGCCGAGCACGTGGAGGCCGCCAAGGGGAAGATCGCCGAGCGCAAGTTGGACTTCTTCGCGGTCGACATGCCCTGGGACCAGCCGATGTTCGGGGGCAACGGATACGATGGCGGACTGCTCGACGCCGTACTGGGAGACTCCTGGATCCGGGACCTCGGCTCCGTGGGCCATGCACTGGACTCGTCCGCCGCCCGCATCAAGCTCCCCGCGGCCGATCCGCCTGCGGCACCCGCCATCCCGGGACTCCCGTTCCTGCCGCCCCTCATTCCCGCGCCGATACCCGTACCTGTCCCCGTCGTCCTCGCGTCGTACACCGGGCAGGTGCCCGCCCTGGCTCCGATGATCAACCCCGTCGACCCGGGTATCTCCTTCGTCGACCCGATTCCACCGGTCCCTGGGACGACCCGTCTGCTCACCGCGGCGGAGCAGCAGCAGTTCCGCGCGTGGGTGAATACCCTCCGACCCGGCGGCGGTGGCCCGGCGGCCCCGGACAACGCCTACCAACTCCGCGTGGCCGGCTACCCCGAGCGGGAAGTGCCGTTGCTCGGGAGCAAGCGCGGGCTCATGGTGGACGGCATACGCCCCCTCGGCGGCCATCTCGTCGAGGCGAAGCACGTACGGGACCCGGACTGCACGAAGAAGAGCTTCCGCACACTCGACCGGGTCGAAGAGACACTGGCGAAGCCCGTCAAGATCAACAATCAGGGGAAGATCTCATGGGACCCGGTCGTCGACTCCATGTACGCGGGTGACGAGAAGGAGCTCGTCCGCTACAAGCAGGCCGTGGCCCCCCCCCGAGCAACGAGATCCGGGGCTTGGAGATCGTGACGAACGGGCGGGACAACGCCGTCTACTGGCAGTCCATGATGGCGATGACGGGCACGCCAGGCTCGACGCGGTACGTCCCCTGAGAACAAGGAAGACCATGGCCACGGAACGAAACATCCGGACGAACTTCGCCTTCTATCCCCCCGAGGGGAACGGTGGAGCCTGGCACGCCACGCTGGACTCCTTGGAGCGGGCGCTGCGAGAGGCATTTCCCGACCCCGCCATCGGGCACCGGCGGTCCGGCGTCCACGAGTTGACCGTGCTGGATTTCGAGATCGAGCTGGCGCCGGACGTGTGGCTGGACGGCACCGCGTCCATCGCCGAGCCCGACTACGCCTACATCACCCTCACCGATGTGACGGCGGACGAGGCCGGCGCCTTCGCCGTCTGGTTGCGCGACTCGTTCACTCCGGCGCCGAACCTCGTGCGCTTCGCCAGCAGCCTCGCCATGGCGAACGGCGAGGACACCCCCTCGCCGCTGCCAGTCGAAGGGGGCCGCGAAGACATCGGTGACCTGCTGCGCCGGCACCTCGACGCATTCGACTACTGACTAGCGACCATCAAGCGGACTGCCGCCTGTGTGACGCTGCTTCGCGTCGCTCTGATCGGCCGACGGAACGTATTGATCAGAAACTTATTGGGTTCACTCGTCGAGGGTGTAGCGGACGTGTGGGCCGCCGAAGTATCCGCGCACGATGTGGGGTTGGCTTATCGGCGGTGGAAGAACCTGCGGGTTTCGGTGGCGAGTTCGGCCTGGTTCCTGACCCGGTGGGTGTGGGGCAGGCTGCGCTTGAGGTCGGCGTTGACCAGCTCGTCGGGGTTCAGCTCGGGTGAGTACGAGGGCAGGAAGGGCAGCTCGATCTGGTCCTTGTGGTCGGCGAGCCAGGTCCGGACGGCCTTCGAGAGGTGGGCCGAGTGCCGGTCGACGACCAGGTGGACGTGGCGGTCTAAGACGTCATCTCCATTGGCCGTCGACTGCATGGATAGTCGCTGGTAGGTACGTGCCGATCGTTGTTGAATGCCATGGTGAGTGGCTACTGGACACCGGCTCATTACGCGGTCGAGCGCGAGGATGCAGAGGCTCTGGCCAGCTTGCTCGCCCGCGCGGATCCTGAGCTCGCTGATCCAGACGGTCGCACTCCCCGGGGCATGGCCACTTTCTACGATCACGATCTGGCCGTACGGCTGCTGCGCACCCACATCAGCAAGCGAGCCTGCGGTAGCAGATGAGGGTGCAGGCGATGCTGGTGAAGGCAAGGAAGTAGTCGGCTTTGCGCTCGTAGCGCCGGTGGAGTCGGCGGCAGCCGGCGAGCCAGGCCATGGTGCGTTCGATGGTACAGCGGTGGCGGCCCAGCCGCTGCGAGGACTCGACACCCTTGCGGACGATGCGGTGGGTGATGCCGCGCTCGCGTAGCCATCGCCGCAGGTGGGAATAGTCGTAACCCTTGTCGCCGTGGAGCTTGCCGGGCTTGCGTCGCCGACGTCCGCGGCGGGAGCGGATTGGTGGTATGCCCTTCACCAGCAGGATGAGGGCGTGGCTGTCGTGCAGGTTCGCCGCCGCGATTCCGACGGAGATGGGCAGACCGGTCCGCTCGGTGATCAAGTGAATCTTTGAGCCGTACTACGACGCGGCCGGCAACTGCTGCCACGCGCAGCCCGATGTCGCCACGAACACGATCGCGGCAAGCACTTCCCGGTCACCGTGCCGACGTCGACCACCACCCTGCGGCCGCGAGGGAGCCTCCGGCACCACCCGCTGAAACAACTCCCACAACTCATCCGGCACCAGCCGCTCAACAATCCCCACCACGGCCCACAGCCTGCCGAGGACCTCGTCTGTGACCGGCGTCTGATGCTCAACCATCCTTCGGAGCTGCCGACGCACCTCCTAGAGGTGGCAGCGGGACGCCGGGATAGTCCGGCTCTGCCGCAGGGAGCTTTCCTGGCCTGATCAGCGCCCTGCGGTCATACCCATTCCGCTCGTACATCTGTGCCGTACTGTCCGCTCACACATTGCTCTCGCGTCAGGACGCCTCTCGCCCGCGGTCGAGCGGGCGGCGACACAGGTCGAGCCCAGCGAGTTCTACGTTGGTGCGAGGACCTCGTTAGCCGCGCTGACGCAGTTGCTGGACCACCGGAACCACGGCCAGGCAGAGGAGCGCGGTTGCTCCGAACGCCGCCCCTGCCGAGAGCAGCACCCCGGAAACCGGGGTGCTGTCGAGGGCCTTGAGGAATCCGACGCACGCCGCGATGAGGGCGGAAAACAGGAGCATGACCAGCAGCCAGGGAATCCAGGCACTGTTCGGGGGCTGGGGAGACGAGGCGGGCATCGGAGATGAAGGCAGGTGGGAGGAGTTGTGGGAGGAGTCCACAGCGGTGATTCCTTCTTGAATCGGTGGTGGGTAGGGACGCGAGGAGCGGAGCGGGCTTACGAGCCCAGCAGCGCACCGGCCAAGGCGGTGCGGGTACGTCGTGCCGAGACGGCGACGGCCAGGTGCGCGCGGTCCAGCTCGTCGAGGCCGTCCAGCGCGGCCACGATCTCCCGCTGCTCGGCCAGGGCCGGCAGCGGAATCCGCAGTGATCCCAGGGATTCGGAGCGGAGTGACGGGGCGGCGGTGGCTGCGGCCCGGTCTCGCATCCAGGTGACGGATTCGTCCAGGCACAAGTAGTGGAACAGGTACTCCGGTAGCACCTGGTGCGCATGCCGCTCGGTCACGCGGAGCCGGATGACGTTGGGGCTCATCAGCCAGCCGATCTGGTGCTGCCGCACCAGCGCCGGCTGGGTGATCGCACCGGAGCGGACACACACGATGTCCTTGTCCCACAGCTCGAAGTTCCTCAGCCGATGGGCCGTCTCGTCCGTCACCCGTTCGTCCGCGTCGTCGCTGACACGTCGGTCCTTCAGATGACGCGGGAAGACCACGGGAACCAGGCCGTCGGCGCTGCGCTGCTTCTTGCCGAGCTTGGTGTAAGATGGTCCGGCCTGAATTTCGCACACTGAGCCGAGGTCGAACCTGGGAGCAGACCGACCGGCCCGAGGCAACGATCCACCACGGTCCCCGGCGAACGGTGCCCGGGTGACGGAGTCCTGTACGGCCCGCAGGCGCTCCTCGGCATCGCTCAGCCGCTCCCACGCGGACACGAGCTCGTACTCGTAGTCGTCTCCTCCGTCGCTCTGGCGTTCGACGTGGTCGAGGGGGTTGAGCGAGTAGTCACTACGCCGCAGCTCTTCCCGGGATACCAGGGCGCTGGGCACTCGCCACTCCGTGTACGTCGCCCCGACGTGAGGGGCATTCCCTTCCGTGCTCCTGTGAGCGCGGTAGGCGGCGAGGAGGGAGTCGACGTCCATGGCGCTGAGGACCCGACGCGAGCCCTTCTTCTCTCCCATGTGCCGTGCGTCGAGGAACAATGTCTTGTCGCGCCGATCGTCGGGGTGACGCAGTATCCACACGGAGACCGGCACAGCGGTGCCGGTGAACAACTGGGCCGGCAGGGCGATGACGCACTCGACGCACCCCCGCTCCACGAGATTGCCACGGATGGTCCGGTCCGCCTTATGGCCGGAGTTCCCCGCCTTGTTGGGCATGATGATTCCGGCTCTGCCCCGCTCGCTCAGCTTGGCCAGGCAGTGTTGGACCCAGGCGAAGTTGTCGTTGTCGACGGGCGGAGCCCCGTACGCCCACCGTCCCTGAGGGCGCTCCCCGCGGCCGGGATCGCTCATGTTGAACGGCGGGTTGGTGAGCACGATGTCGAACGCCTCCCGCGAAGTCCGCTCAAGGCTGTCGTGCCAGGGAACCGTGCGCTTGAGATCGAGAGACGGGGAGACGCCATGGAGGAGCAGGTTCATGGTTGCCAGCCGCCAGGTATCGCCGCGCCGGGTCTCGCCGTACGTTTGCGGGGTCTTCCCATGCGGCAGCCCGTCCCCGTCCAAGGCGCAGAAGGCCGACGCCTCGATGAGGAACCCGCCGTCGCGGGCGTAGGGGTCGTACACGGACTCCGGCTCCCCGGGGCCGAACTCCGAGCAGATCAGTTGCGTCATCAGCCGGACCACAGAGCGGGGGGTGAAGAACTCGCCGCTTCCCAGGGCCGCTTGCCGCTCGTACTCGTCGAGGATCAGCCCGAATACGTCCTCGGTGAGGCAGCTCATCGCATCGACGACATTGCGAAGATCGCGAGCAGTCCGGGGCTCCAGATGCCTCAACGCCTCCTGCATGCTCGAATGGACGCCGCGGCCACGCATGTCCTCGTCGGCCGCGCGACCGATGTCCCGAAGCAACTGGGCAGCCTCGTCGAGGTTGCGCAGGGAACGGGCGCGAGCGGCCAACGCGTCGAAACAGGCCGGGTCGGCACCGCGGAGATAGTGAAGGCAGAGGAGAAGGTTCAGGTAGTCGAGCACGCTGGCAGCGCCCCGTACCCGGTCGACGAGGCCGCCCATCAGGTCGGTGACGATCCGTCGGCTCTCTGGGCGGGGTTCGTCGACAGTGCTGGTCGGGACGTGGTACGACGACCCTGCGCCGGGACGACGGTCGGCCGCGCCGGCCACGGATCTTCCGGCTCCGGCCCTCGTCCGGGCACGGTCTCCGTAGGTGGTGCCGACCGGCTCCCCATCAACGAGCCGCCCGGGCGGCACAGTCCGCCGGTCCAGCCAGTCGACGATCTCCGACCAGCGGAAGTAGTCCTGTCCGTTGGACCGTCGCGGAGAGGGAAAGCCGATCTCCTGCCTCTCCCAGGCGGTTACGGTCGGCCGGCTCACCCCTGCGAGTGCGGCCAACTGTGCTCGCCCGAGCAGTGGATCAACGTCAGTCTTGGGATACGACACGAGCGCGGAACCCCCTTCAATACGCCACGAACAAGGTCGATGGACAGTGAGACTAGAGGCGTACGGCGTGAGCGACCAACTGCGCACCTGAAGTGCGCACCCGCCCGATCGATGAGCCCGGGAGGGCCCACGTGTCCTCGGAGGCGCTTGATGGCAGGATGTCTGCCGCCGGGTGACGGTCGGGGTGCCACCTCTCGTCCCTAAGGGTGTTGGGATGATTCGTCCTCCTGAGGTGCCCCAGTGCAGCCCTCGTCCACAGTGGGCGCCTGGGTCCTCGACCACCTCAGAGCCGCCGCTGACCTGCACCTTGCCCAGTTGTGAGAGACGGCATGCGAGATCACGGATCTGTGTACGCCGTCAACGCATCGTGATCGTGGCCGTAAAGAGAGTCTCGTGTACGCTCGCCGTATGGGTGACGCGGACAAGGAAGTACAGGACCGGTTTGTCTCCGGTTCCGAGATCGCTCGCCTCGCCGGTGTGACGCGAGCAGCGGTCTCCAATTGGCGTCGGCGGTACGACGACTTCCCGCCGCCGCGGGGCGGCGGCGTCAACAGTCCACTGTTCGCCCTCGGCGAGGTGCAGACTTGGCTGGACAAGCAGAACAAGGGCCAGGACGTCTCGGCCGAGGTACGGCTCTGGCAGGTACTGCGGGCCGCCTACGGAGAAGAGATCTCCATGGGGGTCACGGACGTCGCCCGGTACCTGGCCCGGCAGGAGAACACCCCGGCCTTTCCCTCCGACGCGGCCCAGCTCTCCGACGAACTGGCGCAGGCGGACTCCGCCGGTGCCGTGGTCGAGGGCCTGGTCACTCGACTGGCCGACTCGGCGGGCCGCGCGGGATCCGACTATGTCACCTCCGAGCGCATCGTCCGGGCCGTACGTCACTTCGCAGGCGACGTCCCGGACAACGCCACATTGCTCGACCCTGCCTGCGGCAACGGCACTCTGCTCCTCGCGGTCGGACCAGACAGAGGGCCGAAACGATTCGGCCAAGAACGCAACCCGCACAGCGCCAGCCTGGCGCAGCTACGGGCAGAACTCACAGGACGCACGGACACCAGCATTGCCGCGGGCGACTCCCTCGCCGCCGACCGGTGGCCCGGCCTCCATGCCGATCTCGTCGTCTGCGATCCGCCCGTGGGCATCACCGACTGGGGGCGGGAGTCCCTGCTGCTCGACCCGCGTTGGGAGTTCGGCACGCCGCCCCGGGCGGAAGGCGAACTGGCCTGGCTCCAGCACGCCTATTCCCACGTCGCGCCGGGTGGCCGCCTCTTGATGGTCATGCCGGCGTCCGTGGCGTACCGCAAGGCCGGCCGCCGGATCCGTGCCGAGATCGTGCGTCGAGGACTGCTCACCCAGATCGTCGCGCTGCCCGCGGGCACCGCCGCCGCGCACGCCGTACCCGTGCATGTGTGGCAGCTCGGCCGACCGCGTGTTCCGGGAGGCACACCCGGTACCGTACGGCTGGTCGACCTGACGGGCAACAGCCCGGACGGACCGTTGGAGCCCGCCCCGCACCAGGTGGCGGACGTGCCGTTGATCGAGCTTCTGGACGATGCCGTCGACCTCACCCCGGGCCGTCACACCTCGGCGTCGCACCGCGACTTCCGCGCCGAATACGCTTCCCTGCGCGCACGCCTTGAGCAGCAACTGCAGCAGCTCGCCGCGCTGCTGCCGCCACTGGCCGAGGGCGCGGGACCCGGGACACTGGATACCTCGACGGTCGCGGTCGCCGAGCTCGTCCGGGCGGGACTCGTGGAGTACGGCGAAGTGGAGCCCGTATCGGTCAGCGACCAGCTCGACACCGACTACCTGCGCGGGTTCCTTCACAGCCCGGCGAACGTCCGCCGCTCCACCAGTACCACCGGCACATACCGAGCGGAGACCAGAGGCGCCCGCATCCCTCAGTTGGACATCGAGGTACAGCGCCGCTACGGACAGGCATTCAGAGAACTCCAGGAGTTCGAGGAGAGCCTGCGTACGGTGGCGCAGCTCGGCCGGGAGGCCGTGGAGCTGGCCAGAGGTGGTCTCGGGAACGGTGCGCTGACCCCGCCCGTCACTTCGGCCGAGTAAGCGTCGACACCGGTCACCGGTCGGCAGCCCGGGGCACGAACTCGCTCGGAACCCCGGTCCAGGAGACGTGCAGAGCCTCCCTGGCCCGCGTGCAGGCGACGAACAGCAAGCACCGCTCGCGCAGCAGATCCGATGCGTGCTGGATCGGGTCGAGCGCGGCCGGGGTCACTTCACGGGCGAACGGGAGGGTCGTCGACGTCGTTCCGAGGACCGCCACACAACGGAACTCCAGGCCCTTCATGGCGTGCATCGTGGCGAGACGCACTCCGTCCGACTCCGGTCCCGGGTTGTCCCGGACCTTCGCCACGGGGATGCCCGCCGATCGGAGCTTCTCGGCCACCTTGTCGAGGAGGAGGTTGAAGCGGGCGCAGACGCCGATCTCGGACGGCCGGATGCCCTGCGCGACCCACTCCTCCACCCGCTCGACGAGTGCGGCGACCTCAGCGGTCTCGGACCCGTGCCCGTCCACCCGGGGTCGGCGGCCGTGCAGCAGGGAGCGGTACCCGGCGAGACTGTCCGTGCCCTGCCCGCCGAGATCGTCCACGGCCACCGGCGTCAGGATGCCCGTCGACCAGTCCAGGATCTCCGCCGTGCTCCGGTAGTTGATGCGCAAGCGGCTGGACCGCCCCGCCACCGAGATCCCCAGCGAGCCGAGCGACACCTTGGAGTCGTAGATCCGCTGGTGCGGGTCGCCCGTGAGGAACAGGTCGTCGCTCCCCGGCGCGGCGGCGCCGCGCAGCACCCGCCATTGGGCCGGGTGCAGGTCCTGGGCCTCGTCGACGACGACGTGGTCGTAACCGGGTCCCGCCTGTTCGAGCAGCAGTGCGGCCCGAGCGCACACCTGAAGGTGCGTGCTCACCCCGCGCTCGCGCAGGATCGCCTCGAACAGTTCGACGGCGGGCCACAGTGCCTCACGGCGAGCGGTGGACAGCGCGCTGCCCCGGCCCCGCCGCAGCGCGGTGCGATAGGTGTCGAGGTCGCGGATGTCCTGCGCCAGGATGACGTGCCGGTACTCCTGGGCGAGGAACCGCTCGCTCCACGGCAGGCTCAGCTTCTTGACCACCCTCTCCCACGCCTGCCGCTCGTCCCGGTCACCGATGGGCGAGGGCGACCGGCCGTCGGCCTCGGTGACGGTGCGGTGTGCGTAGGCGTTGACCGTGGTCACGTCCACCCGGGCAAGCTGCTCCTCGTCACCGTCGAGGAGCAGGGAGAGACTCTCCCGCAGCGTGGCGGCGAGGGCGTTGGTGTACGTGGTGAGCAGCACACGGGTTTCGGGCGCGCGCGACAGCAGGTGTTTGACCCGGTGCAGCGCCACGACCGTCTTGCCGGTACCCGGCCCACCGGTCACCTGCACGGGGCCCGCGTACGAGACGCGGTAGGCGATACGACGCTGCGAGGGATGCAGGAACACCCGCCAGGCGGCGAACGGCTTCTCCAGGGCGTCCGTCAGCTCCGCCGGGCCGGTGACCAGGGTGATCCGGCTCGCCGTGTTGGCGATGACCACGGCGAGGCTCTCGTCGGGATCCGGGCCGGCGTCGGCCGGGCGGCGCACGGCGACGACGTCCCGGTAGACCTCGTCCGGGCTGAATCCCTCGGCGAGGTACTGCAGCGCCTCGAACTGGTCCTCCGGCAGCAGCGTTCCGAACGCCTCCAGCTGGGGCTTGTCGATGACGGTACGCACGGCCCTCAGGACCTGCTCGTCGATGCCGAGATCGCGCAGCACCTTGTCGGAGTACTGCGCGAACAGCAGCGACGGAGCACTCGCCGCCGCCTTCTCCAGAGCCGGGGTGAGCTGCTCGATCGCGACGACGTTGCGCACCTCCAGACCGCGCGTCGCTGCGTTCGTCGTGTAGAGCCGCTTGGCCGCCCAGGTGTACGCGTCGTCGTGCGGTACGACATTGACCAGCAGAAAGACATCGCTGCCGTCGTCGGGCGCGAGGACGACGCCCCGCCAGAAGTCGTTGATGCGGATGGTCCGCATGCGGGGATCGCGGGCGTTGTCCACGGACTCCAGATGCAGTCCCTTGTCCGCGTGCAGCTCGGCGACGGTCAGCAGCTGGAACTTCCCCATCGCCTTGCGTACGCCGGCCTTGACGGGCTTCTCCAGGACGTCGAAGCTCTCCCAGAAGCTGTTGGCGAACGCGAGCTGCGGCACGACGTGAACTCCCCACCATGGACAGACGATCCGCCGCCGATCATACGGACAGGCCGGTGCGCATATGCCGGGATACGGAAGCGACGTCGGCGAGCAGCGCGGCGGGTGCCTGGTCGAGGTCCAGAGCGTGCTGATGGATGACGACACCCGCGTTCCGCACCCGGTGAGCCGCGTGCGGCTCGTTCCCCTTCGCGTAGACGAGATGCCCCTCGGGGAGACCGAGGGCTGTGCAGTAGGCCAGCATCTGGTAGAGGTCCGCGTCCGGATAGCCGGCGCGCTTCTCCGCCTTGTACTTGGCGTCGGCCACCGCCGACGGTCTGCCGTCCGGCTCGTACAGCACGAAGTCGGGTTGCATGCGGACGGCGGCGGCCTCGTCGAGATGGTGGGAGTCCTGCAACCGGCAACCGAGGTCCGTCCCCCGCAGCGACTCCCTGAGCGCGACCGTCACGAAGTCCTCGAAGAGCTTGTTCATGTTGAACAGGAAGCCGTCGATGCGGAGCTCGCCCGGCGCGTGCTCGGGCGACGCGTCGTCGAGGACGGCGCGGGCGAGGCGCAGGGCGTGCTGGTAGCGCGTGTTGAGACGTGAGGGGTGCCAGACGGGCAGACGGTGGCCCCGGACGACCGGTGTGACGTCGGCGAGCCGCAGCCGGTGGTGCAGAAGCCGGCGGCGCACGTCGCGCGGCACGCCGGGCAGGCGGAGCAGTCGCTCCACCGCGGTCCGCAGAATGCGGTTCTCCGCGATGTCGGTGGTGAACTCGGAATATGTCACCTCGACCGGAAGCGGGGCACCGAAACGCCGCCGTATCTGGTCGGTCTCCCGGATCCGTCCCCGTACGACCAGAGCCGACTCCTCGGTCTCCCGGTACCCCTGGAGCAGGCCCTGCCGCAGTGCCCGGTCGATCTGCCGCTCCACCGCGTGGGCGAGTGCGGGCAGGAGATCGCGGTGCTCGGCCACGTCGACCTGGCCGTCGCGCCAGCCGCCGCGCGGATCGAGGCTGTAGCCGAGCAGGAAGAACAATCGGGCGATGGGCACCTTGGGTGTGATCCGGACGGTGACGGGAGCGTCGAGTCCCGGACCGTCGACGGTGACGGCCCCGACCTTGCTGCCGGCTCGCAGCCGCCAGCTGCCCGGCACGTACGGATCGGGGGAGGAGTCCACGACCCGGGAAGCCGCGAGGGCCCGCCCCACCGCGTCCGGCAGGGCGTGACCGGTGGCGGGCGCATGCTCGACCAGCTCGATGGTGGTGCTCACGCGGACGGCTCCGGAAGGGACCGCCGCAGAGCGGCGAGCCCGTACCGCTTCTCGATGTCGACGCCCTCGCCGTAGTGGTGCTCTTCGAGGAGAGGGAGGATCTTCGTCCGCCAGGTCCGCTCCAGGCCGCCGTCCCGGTACACGCCCTTCTTCATCAGATACGAGGGACCGATTCGGAAATCGGGGTCGTCGATACGGGAGTTGAGGGCATCCAGCAGATCGGCCGGCTCGGAGTCCCTCTCCTTGGAAGTGAGCCAGCGGCGCAGCAGCCCGCTGGTCGGCTCGGTCCGCGGGGACAGCTCCACGAACGCGAAACGGCGCCGCATCGCAGCGTCCACGAGCGCGATCGAACGGTCGGCCGTGTTCATCGTGCCGATGACGAACAGATTCGGCGGCAGCGCGAAGTCGTCGCCGGAGTAGGGTAGCTGGACCCCCTTGTCCCGGTACTCCAGCAGGAAGTACAACTCGCCGAAGACCTTCGCCAGGTTGGCCCGGTTGATCTCGTCGATGATCAGGAAGTGCGGGATGTGCCGGTTGCCCTCCTTGTTGGCGAGGTCGGCCAGATCCCGGAGCGGTCCTGCGGTCAGCCGGAAGGCGACCTCACGCGTCTGGGGATCCTCCTTCGGACGGATTCCCTCGACGAAGTCCTCATAGGCGTACGACGGGTGGAACTGGACCAGCTTCACCTGCTCCGGTCCGCCCCCAAGGAACTCCGCGAGCTTCAGAGCGAGGTACGTCTTGCCCGTCCCCGGCGGGCCGTAGAGCACCAACTGCTTGTCGTCCCAGAGGAGATCACGCACCTCGCGCAGCCAGTCCCCGTCGTGCACCAGCAGCTCCGAGGCCAGCGCGTCCGTCGGCTCGGGCAGCTCCAGGTCCCGGCGTACGGTGATCGTCGGGAGCTCCACACTCGGATCGCGCTCTATGGCCTCGGCCTCGTCGGCCAGCTCCTCGTCGGTCAGCCCGAGCCCGTCGATCACCGCCTGAACGGACGTCAGCTCCACCACGTCGTGCTGGATCGACAGTTTCTGCTTCAGTTCCTCGGGAAGCTCGTCGTACGGGTGGCTGGCGTCCTGCCACGACACCGGCCGGCGAAGGTTGGACCGGCGGTCCTCGGATTCGATCTGCTGGACCTCGCCGGTGATCTGCCCCACGTGCAGACGCCCGTCGGAGATGGTGCAGATCGTGTCGCCCTCCTTCATCCGAGACAGGAACGCGTGGACCTCTTCGGTCAGCTGCTGCTTCTGGCTGTACGTCGCCGTGGACTCGTAGTCCTCCTCGACGAAGGTGCGCACCTGCTCCTTGCTGATGCCCTGCTCGACACCCTGCCGCAGCCGGGGGGCCGCAAGCGTCACCCGCTCCTCCGGCAGCCACATCCGGCGCACGAGGTCGAGTCCGGTGACGTTGGAACCGCGCACCAGCCAGGCGCGGTTGGGACCCCACGACGCGCCGGGCATGAAGTCCCCCAGCGGCCGGCCGTCCTCGGTCTTCCAGGCCGCCCAGCCGTTGAGGCTGCTGCCGGTGAGGACGGCCGCGGCTTCGGAGGGGGAGTTGAAGACGAGGTCCTCCGTCGTCTCAAGACAACCGGGCCACGCATCCGACGGTTTGATCGCGCCGTGGCTGATCAACAGCTCGCGCTTTGTGAAGGCGGACGTCGCCCGGGCGGCGAACGAGGTGGCGACGTCCTTCCGGACCGGCTGTCCCCGACCGACGAAGAACTTCCGGCTGCCGTTCGTCCCCATCTCGTCGGTCTGCCGCCCGCGCGCCACCGGACCGCCGTTCGGCAGACGCAGGCGGAATTCCGGATACTTCTCGGCCATGGTCACGGCCTCCCCGTCCGTAGACATTGATCCGTAAGGAAGACTAGGCGGCCGCACTGACAGCAGGGGGCCGTTGGGTGGGGCCGGGAAGCCCCGGGGGAGGGGAACACATGCGTTATCGGAGCCCGGAATCGCCGGCGGAGCGGGCTTTCAGGGAGTCCAGGGAGGAATGGCTCGAAGCCCGCGTCCATGACCTGGCTGACGTCCTGGAGACGGCCGGCGCCCAGCTGTACAGACTGCTCCCCTCCGACTTCGGCGATCAGCGCCGCGTGGCCGCTGCCACGATCGCGCGTGTGGCG
Above is a genomic segment from Streptomyces sp. NBC_00094 containing:
- a CDS encoding McrC family protein — protein: MSTTIELVEHAPATGHALPDAVGRALAASRVVDSSPDPYVPGSWRLRAGSKVGAVTVDGPGLDAPVTVRITPKVPIARLFFLLGYSLDPRGGWRDGQVDVAEHRDLLPALAHAVERQIDRALRQGLLQGYRETEESALVVRGRIRETDQIRRRFGAPLPVEVTYSEFTTDIAENRILRTAVERLLRLPGVPRDVRRRLLHHRLRLADVTPVVRGHRLPVWHPSRLNTRYQHALRLARAVLDDASPEHAPGELRIDGFLFNMNKLFEDFVTVALRESLRGTDLGCRLQDSHHLDEAAAVRMQPDFVLYEPDGRPSAVADAKYKAEKRAGYPDADLYQMLAYCTALGLPEGHLVYAKGNEPHAAHRVRNAGVVIHQHALDLDQAPAALLADVASVSRHMRTGLSV
- a CDS encoding DUF4357 domain-containing protein, whose amino-acid sequence is MAEKYPEFRLRLPNGGPVARGRQTDEMGTNGSRKFFVGRGQPVRKDVATSFAARATSAFTKRELLISHGAIKPSDAWPGCLETTEDLVFNSPSEAAAVLTGSSLNGWAAWKTEDGRPLGDFMPGASWGPNRAWLVRGSNVTGLDLVRRMWLPEERVTLAAPRLRQGVEQGISKEQVRTFVEEDYESTATYSQKQQLTEEVHAFLSRMKEGDTICTISDGRLHVGQITGEVQQIESEDRRSNLRRPVSWQDASHPYDELPEELKQKLSIQHDVVELTSVQAVIDGLGLTDEELADEAEAIERDPSVELPTITVRRDLELPEPTDALASELLVHDGDWLREVRDLLWDDKQLVLYGPPGTGKTYLALKLAEFLGGGPEQVKLVQFHPSYAYEDFVEGIRPKEDPQTREVAFRLTAGPLRDLADLANKEGNRHIPHFLIIDEINRANLAKVFGELYFLLEYRDKGVQLPYSGDDFALPPNLFVIGTMNTADRSIALVDAAMRRRFAFVELSPRTEPTSGLLRRWLTSKERDSEPADLLDALNSRIDDPDFRIGPSYLMKKGVYRDGGLERTWRTKILPLLEEHHYGEGVDIEKRYGLAALRRSLPEPSA